The region GACTTCCAATTAGGCCAACTCCGTCATTCTGTCCCAAAGCTTCGGGATTATTTCAGAATTTAAGTTGTTTTTATCTACATGTTAGACCCTGAAACAAGTTCAGGGTGACGATTATAACAGCCTTAAAAAGCTACAAATCGAATTTGATTCCCTGCGCCAATGGTAATTCAGTGGTGTAATTAATAGTATTTGTTTGTCTGCGCATATAGACTTTCCAGGCATCAGACCCAGATTCTCTTCCTCCACCGGTTTCTTTTTCACCGCCAAAAGCACCACCAATTTCAGCACCAGATGTTCCAATATTCACATTCGCAATCCCGCAATCTGAACCTTCTACCGAAAGAAAACGTTCGGCTTCTCTTAAATTGTTGGTCATTATTGCTGAAGAAAGCCCCTGCACTACGCCGTTTTGTAATTCCAGGGCGTTAGAAACATCTCCAGAATATTTCATAATATAAAGCACCGGTGCAAAAGTTTCGTGCTGTACGATTTTAAATTCATTTTTTGCTTCGGCAATGGCTGGTTTTACATAGCATCCGCTTTCATAACCTTCGCCTTCCAAAACGCCACCTTCAACTAAGATATTACCGCCTTCTTCCACAACTTTATCTAAAGCACTTTGATAATTTTTTACCGCATCTTTATCGATAAGCGGCCCCACGTGATTATTTTCGTCTAATGGATTTCCAATACGCAACTGCTTATAAGCTTTTACAATAGCATCTTTTACTTTATCGTAAATAGATTCGTGAATAATTACCCGCCTGGTAGAAGTACAACGCTGTCCACAAGTACCCACGGCACCGAAAACTGCACCAATTACCGTATTTTTAATATCGGCATCTGGCGTAACTATTATTGCGTTATTTCCTCCTAATTCAAGTAGCGATTTTCCTAATCTTGCGGCTACGGCCTGGGCAACTATTTTTCCCATTCTAATAGAACCGGTAGCCGAAATTAAAGGCACTCGTTTATCATTGGACATCATTTCACCCACTTTATAATCACCGGTGATTAATGAAGAAATCCCTGCCGGAACATTATTTTCAGCAAAAACGCGCGCGGCGATATTTTGGCATGCTACGGAAGTTAATGGAGTTTTCTCTGATCCTTTCCAAATACAGGCATCACCACAAACCCAGGCTAAAGCCGTATTCCACGACCAAACTGCAACCGGAAAGTTAAATGCCGAGATAATCCCAACCACACCAAGCGGATGGTATTGCTCGTACATTCTATGCCCGGGACGTTCAGAATGCATGGTTAATCCGTGTAACTGCCGCGAAAGTCCCACTGCGAAATCGCAGATATCTATCATTTCCTGGACTTCACCCAAACCTTCCTGGTAAGATTTTCCCATTTCGTAGGAAACCAATTTCCCTAAAGGTTCTTTTAGTCTTCTTAATTCATCATTGAACTGCCGAACCACTTCACCTCGTTGAGGTGCTGGCCAGGTGCGCCATTCTTTAAAACCTGCTTCAGCGGTAGTAATTACTTTTTCGTAATCTTCTTTTGTTGTTGCTTTTACTTTTCCTATTAAAACCCCGTCTACAGGAGAATAAGATTCAATTACTTCACCACTACTAAAAAAATCTTCTCCGGTAGAAGTTCCATTATTGGTTTCCTGCAAACCAAGATCTTTCAAAGCTTGTTTAATTCCGAATTTTTCTGCTACTTCACTCATTAATTTGTAAATTTTATCTGTTCTTTTGTGTGTTTTATGCTAAAATATAAAAAATTTAATCTATTCCGTTTCGGCTACAAAACGTTCATCTACCGGCATTACCTCCCCGCAATTATCGCAGGTTCGTAATTCTTTACTTCCGTAGAAATGTTTAAAATGCTTTAAAAAATCTTTTTCGATATCTTCCAGCGGGAAATAAACTTCATACAATTTATGGTTACAATTGTCACAAAACCATAAAAGCCCGTCTTTACCCTCTAACTGAAGCCTTTTTCGCTCCACAACCAGCCCAATAGAACCTTCTTTTCTAACCGGTGAATGTGGCACTTTGCCGGGATGTAAATACATATCGCCCGGGCCTAACTGCATCGTTTTTTTCTTACCATCTTCCTGAATATGCACTTCTATTTCACCTTCCAACTGGTAAAAAAGCTCCTCAGTCTCGTTATAATGATAATCCTTGCGCGCATTTGGACCGGCCACTACCATCACAATATAATCTTCAGATTCTTTGTAGAGATTTCGATTTCCCACCGGCGGTTTAAGAGATTCCCGGTTTTGATCAATCCATTTGTTAAGATTAAAAGGTTTATTTACTGCCATGATTTCATATTTATATTCCTTAAAATTACAACTTAAAGCTTAGACAAAAGAGCCATTTTCTTATCTTTTTGGGCGCCTTAACGGGCTATTCGCTGCAAGTCCTCGTCGCCTATTGGCTCCTGTGGGCTTTACGCTGCTATCCCTGGCGCAAAATGAAAAACTTTACAAAATGCTTATCTTCGGCTTAAAATCACATTTTATGAAAAAAATATTCTTTTTATTCAGCTTATCTCTCTTTTTAGCCTGCAATATTTCAGTTGAAACAGAAACAGACAAAAATCAAACTTCCGAAGCCGAAAAAGTTCAGGATTCCGTAGAAAATTTCGGCATTGTAATTCACGGTGGTGCCGGGACTATACTTAAAGAAAATATGAGCGACTCTTTAGAACAGGCTTATAAAGAAAAACTGGAAGAAGCCATAAGAACAGGTCACGAAATTCTTGCCAATGGCGGAACTGCAATTGAAGCCGTACAGCGAACTATAAATGTGATGGAAAATTCACCACTTTTCAATGCCGGGAAAGGAGCCGTTTTTACCAACGAAGGCAAAAATGAGCTGGACGCTTCTATTATGGATGGCGAAACTTTAAATGCCGGTGCAGTATCTGGAGTCACCACGGTTAAAAATCCAATAAATTTAGCTTGGGAAGTGATGGAAAATTCAGAGCACGTGATGCTTTCAGGAAAAGGCGCTGAGCAATTTGCTGAAGAACGCAATTTAGAAATTGTAGATCCTGAATATTTTTATACCGAAAACCGATTCAAAAGTTTAGAACGTTTAAAAGCAAGAAAATCGGAAAAAACAGAATTGGATCACGACGGGAAAACTGCTTTTGTAGATCCTTTTATAAAAGATTCTAAATTCGGCACGGTGGGTTGCGCCGCTTTAGATAAAAACGGAAACCTGGCCGCAGGAACCTCTACCGGCGGAATGACGAATAAAAAATGGGGGCGTATAGGCGATGCTCCAATAATTGGAGCCGGAACTTATGCCAACAACAAAACCGCAGCGATCTCAGCCACCGGCTGGGGCGAGTTTTTTATACGAGGAGTTGTGGCTTATGATATTTCAGCATTAATGGAATATAAAGAAATGAGCCTTGCCGAAGCTTCAAAAGAAGTAATCCAGAATAAAAATCCCGATCTCGGCGGTAGCGGCGGGATCATCGCAATAGATCATCAGGGGAATGTTTCTATGGAATTTAATACCGCCGGGATGTACCGTGCAAAAATGAATAAAGACGGAGAATTGAAAATAGGAATCTACAGCGAATAAATTTTTCTTTCACATTTTTTAAGGCCCAACCAAAAAAGTTGGGCTTTTTCTTTTTAACGCAATTTTAAATTTTGTTAGTTCGGAAATTCCCGAACTAATTATAGTTTTGCATTTTCCTAAATGCATTACAAAATGAGGAATAAGTACAAGGTAATTTTAATATTGGTATTCACTTTTTGCTGTGGGCAGGTTTTTTCCCAACGTTTATCACGAGAAAAAATAAACGATACAATTGAGAAAATGCCTACTCTTTCTATTCATAAGGACAACTATTTTATTACCGGAATTCCCACAAATAAGGACATCGCTTCTAAAACTGCAGATGCAAAATATCAAATTAGCTTTAAAGCACTGGTGACGCGTAATACTTTGCCATTCGATACGCATTTGTTTATTACGTATACCCAAAAGGCTTTTTGGAATGTTTATGAGTTTTCAAGTCCTTTTCGCGAACTTAATTTTAATCCGGGTATAGGGTTAGGAAAACCTGTTTATAATAAAAAAGATCGTTTGGCAGGAATGGCGTATTTACAGCTGGAGCACGAATCTAACGGGCGGGATAGTATTTATTCCCGCAGCTGGAATTCCCTTTCGCTAAGTTACCATACCGCGATAAATAAAAACCTGTTGCTTAGCGTAAAAGGCTGGTTGCCATTTCGATACAAAAAAGACAATCCCGAGCTAATAGATTATGTTGGCTATGGTAAATTAAGCCTTACTTATAACTTAATTCCAGATAAATTACTCGTAGACCTTATGCTTAGAAAAGGAATAAAAGACTGGAATGGAACCTTGCGAACCAGGTTGCTTTACAAACCCTTTGATTCCTCTAATTTACATTTAATGTTGGAGTGGTATAAAGGAAATGCTGAAAGCCTCATCAACTTTGAAGAGAACCGGAGTATGATTCGCGCCGGATTTGTATTAAAGTCAGACGAGTTAAATTTTCTCAAATCATTGCCGGATGCATTTTAACAAATCTTTTAATTTCTTAGTTCGGTTTTTTCGGAACTAAACATTAATTTCGCGCCTTCAATTTATGAAAATGAATAAAACAGACTTAGAAGCACAAAAAATACGGTTAATTGAAAAATTGGGTGTTCAGTTTGAAAAAGAGCATCAGTTAGCTCCAGTCGCAGCCAGGATCTTTGCCACGCTTATTGTTACCGGTAAGAAAGGAATCACTTTTGACCAACTGGTAAACGATTTAAATGCGGGTAAAAGTACAGTTTCTACTCATTTAGAACATTTGCAAACCACAAATCGCATTGAATATTACACCAAATCTGGAGATAGAAAGCGGTATTTTATAGTGAAACCGGACCTGATGGAAAATCATATCGATGAGGTAACCGCAAAGTGGGAAGCACAAAAATGCATTCATAAAGAAGTGTTGGAATACAAACTGAAAAGCAACGAATTGAATAAAGAAAATCCACCTTTTGATATGGAATTTCAGCAAAGCCTGTTAGACTTTTTAGATGAAGCCACCGCAGCGCTTAATAAATTAAAGAAGAACATCAACAACCATTAATATACATTAAAAAGCAATGAAAAAGATAATTTATTTCAGTCTGTTTATAAGCGCTGCCATTTTCACTTCGTGT is a window of Salegentibacter salegens DNA encoding:
- a CDS encoding GbsR/MarR family transcriptional regulator, whose protein sequence is MNKTDLEAQKIRLIEKLGVQFEKEHQLAPVAARIFATLIVTGKKGITFDQLVNDLNAGKSTVSTHLEHLQTTNRIEYYTKSGDRKRYFIVKPDLMENHIDEVTAKWEAQKCIHKEVLEYKLKSNELNKENPPFDMEFQQSLLDFLDEATAALNKLKKNINNH
- a CDS encoding isoaspartyl peptidase/L-asparaginase family protein, which codes for MKKIFFLFSLSLFLACNISVETETDKNQTSEAEKVQDSVENFGIVIHGGAGTILKENMSDSLEQAYKEKLEEAIRTGHEILANGGTAIEAVQRTINVMENSPLFNAGKGAVFTNEGKNELDASIMDGETLNAGAVSGVTTVKNPINLAWEVMENSEHVMLSGKGAEQFAEERNLEIVDPEYFYTENRFKSLERLKARKSEKTELDHDGKTAFVDPFIKDSKFGTVGCAALDKNGNLAAGTSTGGMTNKKWGRIGDAPIIGAGTYANNKTAAISATGWGEFFIRGVVAYDISALMEYKEMSLAEASKEVIQNKNPDLGGSGGIIAIDHQGNVSMEFNTAGMYRAKMNKDGELKIGIYSE
- the amaB gene encoding L-piperidine-6-carboxylate dehydrogenase, producing MSEVAEKFGIKQALKDLGLQETNNGTSTGEDFFSSGEVIESYSPVDGVLIGKVKATTKEDYEKVITTAEAGFKEWRTWPAPQRGEVVRQFNDELRRLKEPLGKLVSYEMGKSYQEGLGEVQEMIDICDFAVGLSRQLHGLTMHSERPGHRMYEQYHPLGVVGIISAFNFPVAVWSWNTALAWVCGDACIWKGSEKTPLTSVACQNIAARVFAENNVPAGISSLITGDYKVGEMMSNDKRVPLISATGSIRMGKIVAQAVAARLGKSLLELGGNNAIIVTPDADIKNTVIGAVFGAVGTCGQRCTSTRRVIIHESIYDKVKDAIVKAYKQLRIGNPLDENNHVGPLIDKDAVKNYQSALDKVVEEGGNILVEGGVLEGEGYESGCYVKPAIAEAKNEFKIVQHETFAPVLYIMKYSGDVSNALELQNGVVQGLSSAIMTNNLREAERFLSVEGSDCGIANVNIGTSGAEIGGAFGGEKETGGGRESGSDAWKVYMRRQTNTINYTTELPLAQGIKFDL
- a CDS encoding phospholipase A, producing the protein MRNKYKVILILVFTFCCGQVFSQRLSREKINDTIEKMPTLSIHKDNYFITGIPTNKDIASKTADAKYQISFKALVTRNTLPFDTHLFITYTQKAFWNVYEFSSPFRELNFNPGIGLGKPVYNKKDRLAGMAYLQLEHESNGRDSIYSRSWNSLSLSYHTAINKNLLLSVKGWLPFRYKKDNPELIDYVGYGKLSLTYNLIPDKLLVDLMLRKGIKDWNGTLRTRLLYKPFDSSNLHLMLEWYKGNAESLINFEENRSMIRAGFVLKSDELNFLKSLPDAF
- a CDS encoding 3-hydroxyanthranilate 3,4-dioxygenase, translated to MAVNKPFNLNKWIDQNRESLKPPVGNRNLYKESEDYIVMVVAGPNARKDYHYNETEELFYQLEGEIEVHIQEDGKKKTMQLGPGDMYLHPGKVPHSPVRKEGSIGLVVERKRLQLEGKDGLLWFCDNCNHKLYEVYFPLEDIEKDFLKHFKHFYGSKELRTCDNCGEVMPVDERFVAETE